The genome window GATAATCTACGCCTGCGTTATCAAGTTGAAACTTGGCTAGCACAGTTAATTGGTAGCTAGTTGTTTGTGTTTCATCTAGAGCGTTCATGCTTGCTTGTTTGTTAGGTAGTAGAAAAGCAATTGGCAATCAAAAAAAGCTAACAGCTAATCGCCAACCCCTAATCGCTAATAATTACAAGTTATTAAGTTACGCTTGTTTTTACTTATGGCTTTATTCCAGCCTCAGTTTACTGGAAATAGTCTTACTGCCCGTACAGTGGGACGCGATCGCCGTGCTCTAGCGATCGTACTGCTTATTACTATATTTATCTTTGGTGGAATTGGTAGCCGTTTAGCATATTTGCAGTTGATTGAAGGCGAACACCTACAACAGTTGGCAGAACGCAATCGAATTCGGGTCATTCCTAAACAACCAGAACGAGGTAATATATTTGACCGTAATGGCAAAGTTTTAGCGAGTAGTCGTCTTTCTCATGCTGTCTATATTTGGCCTCAAGCGCCTAAAAAAGATACTTGGGCAACGACTCGAACTCGTCTAGCAAGCATTCTTAAGATTCCAGAAACTGAAATTCAACAACGATTAGATAAAGCTGGTTACAATTCTCCTAACTTAGTTCGGATTGCCCGCGATCTCAATCCGGCTCAAATTACCGCTTTAGCTGAATATCGTAACGAACTACGAGACGTTGAAGTTTACATTGAAGCTGTCCGCAACTACCCAAACCAACAAATTGCTGCGCACATCCTTGGTTACACAGGAGAAATGAACGATGAAGAATTAGCTCAAAAGCGCAGTGAAGGCTACCGCTTGGGTGATATTGTTGGGCAAATGGGTGTAGAAGCAGCGTTTGAAAAGCAGCTGCGCGGTGAATGGGGGGGTCAGCAAGTAGAAGTCGATGGTGCTGGACAAATTTTACGACTTTTAGGTGAAAAATCAGCAAAATCAGGTGGCAATGTCCATTTAACTTTAGATTTAGAATTGCAGAAAGCTGCTGAAGTAGCACTAGGCGATCGCCAAGGTGCGATCGTCGCACTCGATCCAAATAACGGTGCAGTGTTAGCAATGGTCAGTCGCCCTGCGTTTGACCCTAATATCTTTTCTAAACGGATTACTCCTGAAATATGGCAGCAACTGCAAAGTAAACAGCATCCTTTCGTTAATCGTGCTTTACAGAGTTTTCCGCCAGCAAGTACGTTTAAAGTGATTACTACAACTGCAGGAATTGAATCAGGGAAATTTTCGTATAACGCAACACTCCCAACATATGGTTGTATGAATATTGGTGGAACGACTTTTTGTGATTGGAACCGTGCGGGATTTGGTCGTTTGGGTTTTGTTGGGGCGCTGGCGTGGAGTAGTAATACATTCTTTTATCAAATTGGCAAAGGAGTTGGCGAATCAACTTTAATTGACTGGACGCGCCGTTATGGGTTTGGTCAAAAAACGGGGATCGAATTAGCATCCGAAGAATCAGCAGGTCTAGTCGCAGACGACCGCTGGAAGCAGAAAAATCTCAATTTACCTTGGAGTGTAGGCGACACTGTAAATATGTCGATTGGGCAAGGATTTTTGCAAGTCACACCACTTCAACTTGCGGTGATGTTTGCTGTCCCTGCTAACGGTGGCGATCGCGTTCAACCGCATTTATTGAAAGACAACGAAGACTCGAAATGGCGCGAGTCTTTAAATTTAAAACCAGAAACCGTGCGCGTGTTGCGTCAAGGATTGCGACAAGTCGTTTCTGGCGGTACAGGACAAGTTCTCAATTTACCCACAATTCCACGCGTTGCAGGTAAAAGTGGTACTGCACAGGCTTTTGGTAAGCAGGCTCATGCTTGGTTTGGTGCTTACGCCCCTGCAGATAAGCCTGAAATTGTTGTAGTGGCATTTGCTGAACACTCTGGTGGTGGTGGTGGTAAGGTTGCTGCACCAATGGTGTTAAAGGTGTTAGAAGCGTATTTCAAGAAGTGAATATGATTTAATATTTCAATCATGTTAACCCTACATCGTGTTAACCAGTAGGAGTGTTACGTGTAGCTAGCCAACGTTCAAATGACCTTTGGCTTTCACCGCTTCGTCTACCTGCTAACAACCCTTCTATTCCAATATGTTCATCGAGATCCACCCACTCGATTGCATAGCCATCACCTCAGATCTGCCAGTTTTGCCGTTCTTCAATTGCAGCGTGCATTAAGCGAGGATACCAGGCTAAAGGAACAATCAGGCTGCGACCGTCAGCTAGCTCTACAATCAGCTTCTCATCAGTGACGGTGACTTGATTTACAATTGGTTCTGTCTCAAGTATCAAAGTAGTCATGCCACGCATCCAGCAATGTTGTTTGATGTTCTGCTACTAGCCTATCAATTTGATTCAACTCATGTTTCTTAAAGCCTTGGTTCGTCTCTATTAATATTAATAGAGATCTGGAACAACACTTGCATTCAGCATAATACTTTTACGCAGTTAAGGAGTAGGTTTGATATTTCGAGCTTTGTAAAATGTTTCTAAACTGTGGCGATCGCCTACATATCTCTAATATTAACTCTACAACAGATAAGCAGCGACAAGTTGCTTCTAGCAGAATTTACACCGCAAGATATGCCGGAGCAAATTATGTTGTATTGTTATACGGTTATTGGCAAAATTTGGTGCAACAAGTATGTCGCCTTGGAACTTTAGCATTATATTTATAAGACGAACCATCAGTCCGTCCTACAGTGACCTTTCCCGAACCTTTATACACCACAGACTACGGTGCAGCTTATGTTGGTGATTCTCTTGAACTGCTAGATCAACTTGAATCAGATTCAATTGACTTAGTAATCACTTCACCACCTTTTGCCCTACAACGTAAAAAGACTTATGGAAACGTAGAACAGGAAGATTACGTTGATTGGTTACTTGAGTTTTGCAAAAAAGTTTATCGAGTTCTTAACTCAACTGGTAGTTTCGTACTAGATTTGGGTGGTGCTTATCAAAGTAAACGCCCCGTTCGCTCTCTCTACAACTATAGAGTTTTAATTAAACTTTGTGATGAATTGGAATTTAGGCTTGCTGAAGAATTCTTTTGGTTCAACCCAGCAAAAC of Gloeocapsopsis sp. IPPAS B-1203 contains these proteins:
- the mrdA gene encoding penicillin-binding protein 2, which produces MALFQPQFTGNSLTARTVGRDRRALAIVLLITIFIFGGIGSRLAYLQLIEGEHLQQLAERNRIRVIPKQPERGNIFDRNGKVLASSRLSHAVYIWPQAPKKDTWATTRTRLASILKIPETEIQQRLDKAGYNSPNLVRIARDLNPAQITALAEYRNELRDVEVYIEAVRNYPNQQIAAHILGYTGEMNDEELAQKRSEGYRLGDIVGQMGVEAAFEKQLRGEWGGQQVEVDGAGQILRLLGEKSAKSGGNVHLTLDLELQKAAEVALGDRQGAIVALDPNNGAVLAMVSRPAFDPNIFSKRITPEIWQQLQSKQHPFVNRALQSFPPASTFKVITTTAGIESGKFSYNATLPTYGCMNIGGTTFCDWNRAGFGRLGFVGALAWSSNTFFYQIGKGVGESTLIDWTRRYGFGQKTGIELASEESAGLVADDRWKQKNLNLPWSVGDTVNMSIGQGFLQVTPLQLAVMFAVPANGGDRVQPHLLKDNEDSKWRESLNLKPETVRVLRQGLRQVVSGGTGQVLNLPTIPRVAGKSGTAQAFGKQAHAWFGAYAPADKPEIVVVAFAEHSGGGGGKVAAPMVLKVLEAYFKK